One part of the Mariniflexile litorale genome encodes these proteins:
- a CDS encoding LamG-like jellyroll fold domain-containing protein, which translates to MKKPPLFISFFLLFAIGIWQINAQTSTSSHLEVQPSADEILIYDINATGVAKPLVWGLDTAQANETNVKRSISFMGIDNVDVVRVSYFTHLPLVGPNNDELHPDIKLLLNKRLGYLALLGRPMNLTMNSIRNSVDASYGDPSNGGYDPVAWAANIAATIRYFEDAGHNVISVAPCNECDNGSTYGNGDKPFSLALNTELRKLPELDGVRITSSTLNTDQAEPWYTYLKNTLEEGTTHQLAGSFANYASFFELVRQDGNYASNDELHNVIEAMAGLEYGLQMGIWWGTPEYTGGRFLKATKGSRLAYTENRGNWTAAAVYRNDDGQVEAYLGASERQAVATSYKFVSKDRAVFYDGQGPQREFFMQMPGGTGYHQNQPNAERLINIQWGEDVQPAINGMYKLVNRESGKVIQVAGGSTANGANIVIGSDADQLFQQWEMSMVPADVGGDFTYYKIGLGSATIQKLAVDASRLDNNTNIVSAGDSSSLNRHWFIEYAEDGWFFIGSRVSGKFLDAASITDNANVRQWERETGTDAHSQQWRFLPIGAPVEFDAPTAPTNLIATGNPESIQLNWTVSPEGDVAGYTIFRAESAGGTYSTIGRNVTTTSFVDNTVTIGRQYFYKIKAVDSSLNSSSYTVEVSATTSGNNALVAHYEFEQNILDTSINLNHTASSGAISYDSGEIGSESLVLNGSSFLQVPPDIANQEEITVATWVYWNGGNVWQRIFDFGNNPNEFMYMSPYSGTGYVQFGINNGSGLQTLDATVALTENQWSHVAITLGATAARLYINGILINESNTVTARPIDFKPMFNYIGKSQFSTNPLLSGRIDDFRIYNYELTAQDIANLYNKTLSTETCENNCIEGLSFWPIPADNILNFSSIDNSNELTTANIYDINGRLLKTKNFVNSAHGELNVSKLPSGMYILKLNKGEKTSIKKLLIKH; encoded by the coding sequence ATGAAAAAACCACCACTTTTTATTTCGTTCTTTTTGCTCTTTGCAATAGGGATATGGCAAATTAATGCCCAAACGAGCACTAGTAGTCATCTCGAAGTTCAACCTTCGGCAGATGAAATATTAATCTACGATATAAATGCTACAGGTGTTGCTAAACCATTAGTATGGGGCCTAGACACTGCACAAGCAAATGAAACTAATGTTAAAAGATCTATTTCTTTCATGGGAATTGATAACGTTGATGTAGTTCGTGTATCCTATTTCACTCATCTACCATTGGTAGGACCAAATAATGATGAACTTCATCCAGATATTAAATTGTTACTTAATAAACGTCTTGGTTATCTTGCTTTATTAGGGCGCCCAATGAACTTAACCATGAATAGCATTCGTAATTCTGTTGATGCTAGTTATGGTGATCCATCTAATGGTGGTTACGATCCAGTGGCATGGGCAGCAAACATTGCAGCTACTATTCGTTATTTTGAAGATGCAGGCCATAACGTAATTTCAGTAGCGCCATGTAATGAATGCGATAATGGTAGTACATATGGTAATGGAGATAAACCATTCAGTTTGGCTCTAAATACAGAGTTGCGCAAACTACCCGAACTTGATGGTGTACGAATTACTTCAAGTACATTAAATACGGATCAAGCAGAACCTTGGTATACGTATTTAAAGAATACGCTCGAGGAAGGTACTACGCACCAATTAGCGGGAAGTTTTGCTAACTATGCATCATTTTTTGAACTTGTTAGACAAGATGGTAACTATGCAAGTAATGATGAATTGCATAACGTAATTGAAGCTATGGCAGGACTTGAGTATGGTTTACAAATGGGTATATGGTGGGGAACACCAGAGTATACAGGAGGTCGTTTTTTAAAAGCAACAAAAGGGTCTCGATTAGCTTATACTGAAAACAGAGGGAATTGGACTGCGGCTGCAGTATACCGTAATGATGATGGTCAAGTAGAAGCTTACCTAGGTGCATCAGAAAGGCAAGCGGTAGCCACATCGTACAAATTTGTTTCTAAAGACAGAGCTGTTTTTTATGATGGACAAGGCCCACAAAGAGAGTTTTTTATGCAAATGCCTGGAGGTACGGGTTATCACCAAAATCAACCTAACGCAGAACGCCTTATCAATATTCAATGGGGAGAGGATGTACAGCCAGCTATTAACGGTATGTATAAGTTAGTAAATCGTGAAAGTGGAAAGGTAATACAAGTAGCAGGGGGTTCTACTGCCAATGGTGCTAATATTGTAATTGGTTCAGATGCAGATCAATTGTTCCAACAGTGGGAAATGAGTATGGTACCTGCTGATGTTGGAGGCGATTTTACCTATTATAAAATTGGCTTAGGAAGTGCTACAATTCAAAAATTAGCAGTTGATGCTTCTCGTCTTGATAATAATACGAATATAGTATCTGCCGGAGATAGCTCAAGTTTAAACAGACATTGGTTTATTGAGTATGCTGAGGATGGTTGGTTTTTTATTGGTAGTCGTGTAAGTGGTAAGTTTTTAGATGCTGCTTCTATTACAGATAATGCTAACGTTCGCCAATGGGAGCGAGAAACAGGAACAGATGCTCATAGCCAACAATGGCGTTTTTTACCAATAGGTGCACCCGTAGAATTTGATGCCCCAACAGCACCAACTAACTTAATAGCTACAGGGAATCCAGAATCTATACAACTTAATTGGACGGTTAGTCCTGAAGGAGATGTTGCAGGTTATACTATATTTAGAGCAGAATCTGCTGGAGGAACTTATAGTACTATAGGAAGAAACGTTACTACTACATCATTTGTAGATAATACAGTAACCATAGGGAGGCAATATTTTTACAAAATAAAGGCTGTTGATAGTTCATTAAATAGTTCTTCTTATACTGTTGAAGTTTCAGCAACTACTAGTGGAAATAATGCCCTTGTTGCTCATTATGAATTTGAGCAAAACATTTTAGATACATCAATAAACTTAAATCATACAGCTTCATCGGGAGCTATTTCATACGATAGTGGTGAAATTGGTTCAGAATCCTTGGTTTTAAATGGCAGCTCTTTCTTGCAGGTACCACCAGATATAGCAAATCAAGAAGAAATTACAGTAGCAACATGGGTGTATTGGAATGGTGGTAATGTTTGGCAACGTATTTTCGACTTTGGTAACAACCCAAACGAATTTATGTATATGTCTCCATATTCTGGTACAGGATATGTGCAATTTGGAATTAATAATGGCAGTGGTTTACAAACGTTGGATGCCACAGTAGCCTTAACCGAAAATCAATGGTCTCATGTGGCTATTACTTTAGGAGCTACCGCAGCACGATTATATATTAATGGCATTTTAATTAATGAATCTAATACCGTAACAGCTAGACCTATCGATTTTAAACCTATGTTTAATTATATAGGGAAAAGTCAATTCTCTACAAATCCCTTATTAAGTGGGCGTATTGATGACTTTAGAATTTACAATTATGAATTAACAGCTCAAGACATTGCTAATCTTTATAATAAAACCCTTTCAACCGAAACATGTGAAAATAATTGTATAGAAGGGTTGTCTTTTTGGCCAATACCAGCAGATAATATATTAAATTTTAGTTCTATAGATAATAGTAATGAATTAACAACAGCCAATATATATGATATAAATGGCAGATTATTAAAAACTAAAAACTTCGTAAATAGTGCCCATGGAGAACTAAATGTTTCTAAATTACCATCAGGTATGTATATACTTAAATTAAACAAAGGAGAAAAAACCTCAATAAAAAAGCTCTTAATAAAACACTAA
- a CDS encoding glycoside hydrolase family 43 protein has product MKLQRIFAISFALFILLLTSCHKLYKKTASDLNTKSATTNDIQFKNYLFTYFVGNGPGEESIRYALSKDGYNYYALNNNEPIIDSKAISTSGGVRDPHILRGEDGTTFYMVVTDLYVTEQGWNNYAMVLMKSTDLINWSSTVINIPETYPKEFGDVKRVWAPQTIYDKDTNKYMIYWSMLGDKGPDIIYYAYANKDFTGLETVPKQLYYSPSNAACIDGDIIYKDGKYHLFFKNEDESKKGIMQAISDNLTSGYKELEGFMNVTDKPVEGSSIFKLIGSDTYILMYDMYTSGKYQFTKSTDLMSFSVVDDAISMNFHPRHGTVIPITQTEEASLLKKWRK; this is encoded by the coding sequence ATGAAATTACAAAGAATATTTGCGATTAGTTTTGCACTTTTTATTTTACTACTAACATCTTGTCATAAACTTTACAAGAAAACAGCTAGTGATTTAAACACCAAATCAGCTACAACAAATGATATTCAATTTAAAAATTATCTATTTACTTATTTTGTAGGAAACGGCCCAGGAGAAGAGTCAATACGTTATGCTCTAAGTAAAGATGGTTATAATTATTATGCACTTAATAATAATGAACCTATTATAGATTCTAAAGCTATTAGTACATCTGGCGGTGTGCGAGACCCTCATATTTTGCGTGGTGAAGATGGAACAACATTCTACATGGTTGTAACAGATTTGTATGTGACAGAACAGGGATGGAATAATTATGCTATGGTTTTAATGAAATCTACCGATTTAATTAATTGGTCATCTACAGTTATAAACATACCAGAAACTTATCCTAAAGAGTTTGGGGATGTAAAACGTGTTTGGGCACCGCAAACTATTTATGATAAGGATACTAATAAATATATGATTTACTGGTCTATGTTAGGTGATAAAGGTCCAGATATTATTTATTATGCCTATGCAAATAAAGATTTCACAGGATTAGAAACTGTTCCAAAACAATTATATTACAGTCCAAGCAATGCAGCATGTATTGATGGCGATATTATTTATAAAGATGGAAAATACCATCTCTTTTTCAAAAATGAAGATGAATCTAAAAAAGGGATTATGCAGGCTATTTCAGATAATTTAACAAGTGGATATAAGGAGTTAGAAGGTTTTATGAACGTAACAGATAAACCAGTTGAGGGTTCTAGTATTTTTAAGCTGATTGGTTCAGATACTTATATTTTAATGTATGATATGTATACCTCTGGAAAATATCAATTTACAAAAAGTACAGATTTAATGAGTTTTTCAGTAGTTGATGATGCCATTTCAATGAATTTTCACCCACGTCATGGTACTGTAATCCCAATAACGCAAACGGAAGAAGCGTCTCTTTTAAAAAAATGGAGAAAATAG